A genome region from Jeongeupia sp. HS-3 includes the following:
- a CDS encoding sulfatase — MFKKSNLAIYVAATLSTACLPVLSAAATDVKQQGTATNVAINKSFEPVQYSTKGKPNVLVVVMDDLGYGQLNYDNSAFDKTEFLKSLEIPKRYEANIDKAIDAAKHSTPYLRTLADNGVMLQQGFVAHGVSGPSRAAIMTSRAPSRYGIYSNDDAEKGVSLDETFLAKYFQDYGYSTAAIGKWHVSEITNVPIAKDKQTRDYHDNFVTYANEPYQPQNRGFGYFFGYHNSGAAYYNSPSLFQNRENVQPKGYLTEQLTDQALKVMKNSKADDKPFFVYLAYPAVHIPLEKMAPKKYQIFHTGNQDVDNYYATINAVDQNVKRIMDTLKKSGQADNTMVFFLADNGAVIDSPLPMNGQFKGNKGTTWSGGVHVPMFVYWKGKLQSGLKYKNMVSSMDIMPTALAAAGIPLPTTNKKLDGVNLLPYLNGKTQGTPHEYLYWAQPRAFHWNAKNIPFWTNYDKFVSGQSDEYPHNPYREQDSAFTWTVRDAQWALHYYTGNQSYELYRADDVSEQHNVAAQNPQVVTQLKQQIHGWMGQATKPATDNNQPKYQQLLDGMK; from the coding sequence ATGTTCAAAAAGTCGAACTTGGCGATTTACGTTGCCGCAACGCTGAGCACAGCCTGTCTGCCGGTGCTGAGTGCAGCCGCAACGGACGTCAAGCAGCAGGGCACGGCGACCAATGTCGCCATCAACAAGTCCTTTGAACCGGTGCAGTACAGCACCAAGGGCAAGCCGAATGTCCTTGTCGTGGTCATGGATGATCTGGGCTATGGTCAGTTGAACTACGACAACAGCGCCTTCGACAAGACCGAATTCCTCAAGTCGCTGGAAATCCCCAAGCGTTACGAGGCCAATATCGACAAGGCGATCGACGCAGCAAAGCATTCAACGCCTTATCTGCGCACGCTGGCCGACAACGGTGTCATGTTGCAGCAGGGCTTTGTGGCGCATGGCGTCAGCGGCCCGTCGCGGGCAGCCATCATGACGTCGCGCGCGCCATCGCGCTATGGCATCTACAGCAACGATGATGCGGAAAAAGGCGTTAGTCTGGATGAGACCTTCCTGGCCAAATATTTTCAGGATTACGGTTACAGCACGGCGGCCATCGGCAAATGGCATGTCTCGGAAATCACCAATGTGCCCATCGCCAAAGACAAGCAAACGCGTGATTACCATGACAACTTCGTGACCTATGCCAATGAACCTTATCAACCGCAGAATCGCGGCTTTGGCTATTTCTTTGGTTATCACAACTCCGGCGCGGCCTATTACAATTCGCCGTCATTGTTCCAGAATCGGGAAAATGTCCAACCCAAGGGCTACCTGACCGAGCAATTGACCGATCAGGCGCTGAAGGTCATGAAGAACAGCAAGGCCGACGACAAGCCGTTCTTCGTCTACCTTGCCTATCCGGCGGTGCATATTCCACTGGAAAAAATGGCTCCGAAGAAATACCAGATTTTCCATACCGGCAATCAGGATGTGGATAATTACTACGCGACCATCAATGCCGTTGACCAGAATGTAAAACGCATCATGGATACGCTGAAAAAGAGTGGCCAAGCGGACAACACCATGGTGTTTTTCCTAGCCGACAACGGCGCCGTGATCGATTCGCCGCTACCGATGAATGGCCAGTTCAAAGGCAACAAGGGCACGACCTGGTCGGGCGGCGTGCATGTGCCGATGTTCGTATATTGGAAGGGCAAACTGCAAAGCGGCCTGAAATACAAGAATATGGTGTCGTCAATGGACATCATGCCGACGGCGCTGGCCGCAGCCGGCATTCCCCTGCCGACGACCAACAAGAAACTGGATGGTGTCAATCTGCTGCCTTATCTGAATGGAAAAACGCAGGGAACACCACACGAGTATCTGTATTGGGCACAACCCCGTGCTTTCCACTGGAATGCCAAAAACATTCCGTTCTGGACCAACTACGACAAGTTCGTATCGGGCCAATCGGACGAATACCCGCATAATCCATATCGCGAACAGGATTCGGCCTTCACCTGGACGGTACGTGACGCCCAATGGGCGCTGCATTACTACACCGGCAATCAATCCTACGAACTGTATCGTGCCGATGACGTGTCCGAGCAGCACAATGTCGCGGCGCAAAATCCGCAGGTGGTCACCCAGTTGAAACAGCAAATTCACGGCTGGATGGGCCAAGCGACCAAGCCGGCGACGGACAACAACCAGCCCAAGTACCAGCAACTGCTCGACGGTATGAAATAA
- a CDS encoding anaerobic sulfatase maturase, with protein sequence MLSFMAKPTSFKCNIRCDYCFYLQKEAFVEPPHGNGLNMADDVLETFVRKQVDAGGQDVYFTWQGGEPTLAGLDFYRRAVALQQACAGGKRIHNAFQTNGIALDNEWAAFFKEHDFLIGLSLDGDEELHDAYRVTATGRGTFGQVMRAVELLKHHGVEFNTLTVVNDRNVKHPLRVYRFLKQIGSTYLQFIPVVETGELDEQHRPVWFANKQVEPTPTDFSVDALEYGRFMTAIFDEWARHDIGTVFVQMFESLLARFCGFAPSMCIFQKSCGGANLAIEANGDVYSCDHFVYPEHLIGNIKTHTLTQIGAATAPLSARKDALNRQCSACPWVELCNGGCPKHRFVRNADGERHNYFCGAYEHIFSHLTPALNFMAELKSQGASPALLGQYFDRIYPAQSQTPGIP encoded by the coding sequence ATGCTGAGTTTCATGGCGAAGCCGACGAGCTTCAAGTGCAATATCCGCTGCGACTATTGCTTCTATCTACAAAAGGAAGCCTTCGTCGAGCCACCGCATGGCAATGGCCTGAACATGGCCGACGATGTGCTCGAAACCTTTGTCCGCAAGCAGGTCGACGCTGGCGGGCAGGATGTCTACTTCACTTGGCAGGGTGGCGAACCCACGCTGGCCGGCCTCGATTTCTATCGTCGCGCGGTCGCGCTGCAACAAGCCTGTGCCGGCGGCAAGCGTATTCACAATGCCTTCCAAACTAATGGCATCGCGCTGGATAACGAATGGGCGGCATTTTTCAAGGAGCATGATTTCCTGATCGGCCTGTCGCTGGATGGCGATGAAGAACTCCACGATGCCTACCGCGTCACCGCGACCGGGCGCGGCACCTTCGGGCAGGTCATGCGCGCGGTCGAACTGCTCAAGCACCACGGCGTCGAATTCAATACGCTCACGGTCGTGAATGACCGGAACGTCAAGCATCCGCTCAGGGTTTATCGTTTCCTCAAGCAAATTGGCAGCACTTATCTACAGTTCATTCCTGTCGTCGAAACCGGCGAGCTTGATGAGCAGCACCGGCCCGTGTGGTTTGCAAACAAGCAGGTCGAGCCAACACCGACCGATTTTTCGGTCGATGCGCTCGAATACGGTCGTTTCATGACGGCGATTTTCGACGAATGGGCACGTCACGATATCGGCACGGTTTTCGTGCAGATGTTCGAGTCACTGCTGGCGCGTTTCTGCGGCTTTGCACCAAGCATGTGCATTTTTCAGAAAAGCTGCGGTGGCGCAAATCTGGCGATCGAAGCCAATGGCGACGTCTACAGCTGCGATCACTTCGTCTACCCCGAACACCTGATCGGCAATATCAAGACGCACACGCTGACACAAATCGGCGCAGCCACCGCCCCGCTCTCGGCACGGAAAGACGCGCTCAACCGCCAGTGCAGTGCCTGTCCTTGGGTCGAGCTGTGCAATGGCGGCTGCCCCAAGCACCGCTTTGTCCGTAACGCCGATGGCGAGCGCCACAACTATTTCTGCGGTGCCTACGAGCACATCTTCAGCCACCTGACCCCCGCCCTCAACTTCATGGCCGAACTCAAGTCCCAAGGCGCGTCACCTGCACTGTTGGGCCAGTATTTCGACAGGATTTATCCCGCACAGAGCCAGACGCCAGGCATACCGTAA